The Streptomyces puniciscabiei genomic interval CTCCATCGACAGCGGGGTCCGGGGCCGGGCGACGAAGCCCACCGCCGGACCGACCCCTCGGAGCACATGGAGCGACCGGTAACCCCTGGGCGCTGGCCCACAGGGACGTAGATCACCAGCGGACCCGACCATGGATGCCGCCGTGCCGTCGACCGGCAGCGCTCCTGCGCTCTGCCCTGCCTCGGCATGACCAGTACAAACACCGATTTGAGCACCGAGTGGTGCCGACGGAGGTAGACCTGTGGCGTTGGCCAGAATCAAAGTGGCGACGGCAACCGCCCTCACAGCGGCGATCGCGGGAGCCGTGATCACGGCGTGCGGGCACCACGCAGGCGGCCACACACCCCCGAGCTCGCCCCACAGCGTGACTCCCTCGACGACGCTCTCCTCTTCCAGGCCGCACTCGCCGTCCCGGGCGCCGTCGCCCTCGTACGCTTCCCCGTCCGCGTCGGCATCCGGCCGCCCGGCAGGAGCAACGCAGTCCGGCCGTGACGGAGGCTCGGCCGCGGTGCCGTCCAGGCCCGCTTCGCCATCGGGCTCGGCGAACACCTTCGGGCAACTGCCGAGCGCTCCGGCGGGCTCCGACGCGCTGGTCGGCCACGGGGTGGAGGGCAGCGGCAGGTCCGTGGCGCTCACCTTCGACGACGGCCCAGACCCGCGGTGGACCCCGCAGGTGCTCGCCCTCCTCGCTCAGCACCACGCCAAGGCCACCTTCTGCGAGATCGGGCCGCTCGCCCAGCGCTACCCGTACCTGACCAAGGCGATCGTCGCGAACGGGGACCGGCTGTGCGACCACTCGGTCCATCATGACGAGCAGCAGGACCGCAAGTCGGTCGAGTACAACATCCACGAGATCGTCGACGCCAAGCGCGAGATAACAAACGCCGCGGGATACGGCCTGAAGCTGATGTACTACCGGGCACCCGGCGGCGACTGGAGCCCGACGATCCGGGGGATAGCCGGCGCCAACCACCTGCAGCCGCTCGGCTGGAGCGACGACGCCAACGACTGGCGGCGCCCGGGCGTGGACGGCATCCTGCGCAACATCAACCAGAACTTGCGACCCGGCGCGATCATCTTGATGCACGACGGCGGAGGTGACCGTTCGCAGACGGTGCAGGCGCTCGCCCGTCTCCTCAACCAGCTGGACGCTGAAGGCTACGGCTACGGCTTCCCGGCCTGAGCTCGACGCTGTCGGGATCTTGCCGTCGGCGAGGTCATCCGCTGACGTCCCGCCGGCTTCCCAGCGCGGGATTCGTGGCGGTCCAGGAAGTAGTAGGTGGCGTCCAAGGGGCTCTCGCCCGTGCCGAGCGTCCGCCTCAGCAGCCGCAGCGCAAGGTGAAGGGAGGCGGCCCGCCTCCGGACTGCGCTCCGCGGTCCGTCAACATCGGCCACGTCGCCCAGCAGAAGCTCACCGCCCCGAGCATCGAGCCCTGCCGGTTCTGCCGACCGGAGTGGGGCATCGCCCCGCCGTGAGCATCCGGCGCGGGCCGTCGCCCAGCACCGCCGCTGCCTGCGCGTCCTCGTCCCCGAGGCGCCGCAATCAGTAGCCGAAGCTTCCCCAGCCGATGAGCCGTCCGGCTCACCGTGACCGGCCGGGCACCGTTTGGCCGACCGTACTCGGGCCCGACACGCTGCCGTCCGCGAACTGCTGGACGCCGGCCACAGCCGACGCTCCACCCAGAGGCAGCACGGCATGACCTACCGCACTGTCCAAGCGTCTCGCCGCCGCGTTCGCCGCCGGCCCGCTCGGTGATATCCGACGGAGCTGTGGCGGGCGGCCCTGCCGTTGGCCGAATGCCTCGCTGATGGCGAGAACCAGTAGCCTTCCGCCGGCGTCGTAGGGCAGTGTGCCGATGGCCTGAACTGTGGGGGGACCACATGAGCAGTGAAATCTACTTCAGCAACAACTACCGTGACCTGTGCGAGCGCAGCGGTACGGGGGCTGGTTTCCAGTTCGAGTTCTCGTGCTCCCGCTGCTACGACACCTGGCGCTCGCCCTTCGAGCCGTACGCCGGTGAGCGGGCCGCCACCTGGCTGGGCAAGGGCGTCGACATGGCCTGGAGCCTGCTGGGCCGGGCCGGCGGCGGGCTCACCTCCGCGGCCGACGGACTCGCGGGCGCCGGCTGGGGGCCCGCCCGCGACAGGGCCTTCGAGCGGGCGATCGGCAATGCCCAAGGACACTTCAACCGCTGTGCGCGATGCACCCACTACGTCTGCGGACGCTGCTGGAACGCCGCGCAGGGCCTGTGCCTGAACTGCGCCCCGGACACCGCGGCCGAGGCCATGGCGGCCCAGCAACGCGGCCTGAACGACATGGCCTCGCAGCGGGCGTACGCCGTGGGTCAACAGACCGGACAGCGGTACGACCCCACCACGCCCCGGCAGCTGGTCTGCCCGCAGTGCCGCACCGAGACCCGTGGCGCCGCTTTCTGTTCCGGCTGCGGCTATCACCTGGCGCAGTCCACCGCATGCGTCGCCTGCTCCGCCGTCGTGCCGGACGGCGCGGCCTTCTGCCCGGGATGCGGCACTCGGCAGTAGCACGACTCCCCACCGTGGGGGTGTGCGGGACGCATGGATGCAGGCGACTTTCCATCACCCCACGAGTTGTGGAGTCACGCTTGCTGCTCGGCGCGGCGCTCCTCGTGCTCGACACGTCCGGCGTTCTCGTCCCTGAAGCCGAATCAGACGGTGGGCAGCTTTTCCGATCCACGTCGGCTCCTATGCCACCCACCCCCTGTCTCCCGACTGCACATCAGCTCCAGGGGGTGGAGGCGAGCCAGCTGGTGTCCTGGCGCCACAGCGAGGTGGTGTCCCAGGCGTAGGAGCCGCCGTCGCTTGCGACGTACGCGACGTGGGAGTAGTGGCGAATGTACTTGGCCGGGTAGTTGAACGACTGGAACGAGTAGCCCGTGCCGCTGTTGCCGGGGGACGGGCAGAATGTGGCGTCACCGGCAAACTGCGCGGTCCCGTCTCGGGGCTTGAGGTAGAGCTCGAATGCGTAATGCCTGAGGTACGCGCCGGATGTGTTGGCCGACTCGAAGGAGACGCACTTGCTGTCCGCCAGACCGGGCCTGACGATCCACGTGGCGTCGGCCTTGTCGGTCGATGAACTGCTCGAGGTGACCGGCGCGATCACGACCTTGTCGTCGCTCGCGTCGTGCTGCAGGTAGTCGGAGGTGCAACAGGCGGTCGTGGCCTGGAGTGAGATCCTCGCCCCCGGGGTGAACGGCGTGGTGGTCGTGGCGTAGCCGGCCGCGGCGATGTCGGCCTGGACCGCGGCTTCG includes:
- a CDS encoding polysaccharide deacetylase family protein — protein: MPSRPASPSGSANTFGQLPSAPAGSDALVGHGVEGSGRSVALTFDDGPDPRWTPQVLALLAQHHAKATFCEIGPLAQRYPYLTKAIVANGDRLCDHSVHHDEQQDRKSVEYNIHEIVDAKREITNAAGYGLKLMYYRAPGGDWSPTIRGIAGANHLQPLGWSDDANDWRRPGVDGILRNINQNLRPGAIILMHDGGGDRSQTVQALARLLNQLDAEGYGYGFPA
- a CDS encoding zinc ribbon domain-containing protein: MSSEIYFSNNYRDLCERSGTGAGFQFEFSCSRCYDTWRSPFEPYAGERAATWLGKGVDMAWSLLGRAGGGLTSAADGLAGAGWGPARDRAFERAIGNAQGHFNRCARCTHYVCGRCWNAAQGLCLNCAPDTAAEAMAAQQRGLNDMASQRAYAVGQQTGQRYDPTTPRQLVCPQCRTETRGAAFCSGCGYHLAQSTACVACSAVVPDGAAFCPGCGTRQ